One Bacillota bacterium DNA window includes the following coding sequences:
- a CDS encoding TrmB family transcriptional regulator produces MDALAALASLGFTEYEAKTYVALLRASPATGYQISKEAGIPRSMVYEALGRLVNKGAVLTLQHGDVTRYAPIPVNALLDNMRHRYEEAIDAAHESLARYETLIPLDQAWNIEGRDAILGKARDMIGGAKGELLLAVGDRNLVDLMPSLREAHERGVRVRVLLSGDAECDFGTIVHHPQAESAFQQLGKSIVVVADGSQALVGGTDADDTAVWTGNPHLVFIARQYIWQEMFTQRASERLGKDFWAALSPEEREAIFGE; encoded by the coding sequence GTGGATGCCCTCGCGGCTCTGGCATCCCTGGGGTTCACCGAATACGAGGCGAAGACGTATGTAGCGCTATTGAGGGCCAGTCCCGCTACCGGGTACCAAATCAGCAAAGAAGCGGGAATCCCCCGCTCAATGGTGTACGAGGCTTTGGGCAGACTCGTGAACAAAGGAGCCGTGCTCACGCTGCAGCACGGTGACGTCACGAGATATGCGCCCATTCCTGTGAACGCACTGCTGGACAACATGCGTCACAGGTACGAGGAGGCCATAGACGCTGCTCATGAAAGCCTGGCACGATACGAGACACTCATCCCGCTCGATCAGGCCTGGAACATAGAGGGACGGGATGCAATCCTGGGCAAGGCGCGGGACATGATAGGTGGTGCGAAAGGCGAGCTACTGCTCGCGGTGGGTGACAGAAACCTCGTGGACCTCATGCCCTCGCTCCGTGAGGCACACGAAAGGGGTGTGCGAGTGAGGGTGCTGCTCTCCGGCGACGCGGAATGCGACTTCGGCACGATCGTGCACCACCCCCAAGCAGAGAGCGCCTTCCAGCAGTTGGGCAAGAGCATAGTCGTGGTGGCCGATGGCTCACAGGCATTGGTCGGCGGCACGGACGCCGATGACACGGCTGTGTGGACCGGCAATCCGCACCTCGTGTTCATAGCCAGGCAGTACATCTGGCAGGAGATGTTCACCCAGCGCGCGTCGGAGAGGCTAGGAAAGGACTTTTGGGCGGCGCTGAGTCCCGAAGAACGCGAGGCGATCTTCGGAGAATGA
- the glgP gene encoding alpha-glucan family phosphorylase, which translates to MYADSATRPPRVAYFCMEFGLHEELRIYAGGLGILAGDYLKSACDLSLPVVGVGILWRQGYTKQVIGEDGRPFDAYPCYSYDFLKDTRKTVTVRIRGREVVCKVWMVDRYGNAPLYLLDTNVPENEDKWITGQLYGWFGEERIAQEMVLGIGGVRALRALGIDVDVYHFNDGHPVLAGIELIREKMAAGMSFDQALASTRREVVFTTHTPVREGNESHRHELLRYMGAYDGLSREQMVRIGGDPFNMTVAGLRLARISNAVAELHCATANKMWQDVDERSPIIAVTNGVHPGTWQDEGVRAAYESGEDLWAAHMRAKEALLAEIEARCGIALRRDNILVGFARRAAPYKRSDLIFRRPDVIEPYLRSGGLQLVFSGKGHPLDDTGKDIVANLVRMAKRYPESVVFVPDYDMKVGRLLTRGCDVWLNNPIRPLEASGTSGMKAAMNGVPNLSVLDGWWPEACRHGQNGWQFGDGYEGPGQDDHDLEGLYRVLLGEVLPTYYENRARWIEIMRESISSTVRRFSSHRMIEEYYSRLYIPVAASKQVAAASAGC; encoded by the coding sequence ATGTACGCGGATAGCGCGACGCGGCCGCCAAGGGTGGCCTATTTCTGCATGGAGTTCGGCCTCCACGAGGAGCTCCGCATCTATGCAGGAGGGCTCGGGATACTCGCGGGAGACTATCTGAAATCAGCCTGCGACCTCAGCCTGCCTGTGGTGGGCGTTGGCATACTTTGGAGGCAGGGCTACACAAAACAAGTGATAGGCGAGGACGGGAGGCCGTTTGACGCTTATCCTTGCTATTCGTACGACTTTCTCAAGGACACGCGCAAGACGGTGACCGTGAGAATTCGCGGACGCGAAGTCGTCTGCAAGGTATGGATGGTCGACAGGTACGGAAACGCTCCTCTTTACCTGCTCGACACGAACGTCCCGGAAAACGAGGACAAGTGGATTACAGGGCAGCTGTACGGGTGGTTCGGCGAGGAGCGTATAGCACAGGAGATGGTCCTCGGGATCGGCGGAGTCAGGGCACTTAGGGCTCTCGGCATCGATGTCGACGTGTACCACTTCAACGATGGGCACCCCGTGCTGGCGGGCATCGAGCTAATCAGGGAGAAGATGGCCGCGGGGATGAGCTTCGACCAGGCACTCGCTTCAACGCGCCGGGAGGTCGTTTTCACAACCCACACGCCGGTAAGGGAGGGCAACGAGTCCCACAGGCACGAGCTCCTGCGCTACATGGGCGCGTACGACGGCCTCTCGCGGGAGCAGATGGTCAGGATAGGCGGCGACCCGTTCAACATGACCGTGGCAGGCCTGCGCCTCGCGCGGATCTCCAACGCTGTAGCCGAACTTCACTGCGCCACCGCCAATAAGATGTGGCAGGATGTAGATGAGAGGTCGCCCATCATCGCCGTGACGAACGGCGTGCATCCCGGAACCTGGCAAGACGAGGGCGTGCGGGCGGCGTACGAGTCGGGCGAAGACCTTTGGGCCGCTCACATGAGAGCCAAGGAGGCGCTGCTCGCCGAGATCGAAGCGAGATGCGGCATCGCCCTCAGGCGAGACAACATCCTCGTGGGCTTCGCGAGGCGCGCTGCGCCGTACAAGCGCAGCGACCTCATATTCAGACGGCCCGATGTGATCGAGCCGTATCTGAGAAGCGGAGGGCTTCAACTGGTGTTCTCGGGAAAGGGCCATCCCCTCGATGACACGGGAAAGGACATCGTCGCGAACCTCGTGAGGATGGCAAAGCGCTACCCGGAGAGCGTCGTGTTCGTGCCGGACTACGACATGAAGGTGGGGCGTCTCTTGACGCGCGGGTGCGACGTGTGGCTCAACAACCCCATCCGGCCCCTCGAGGCCAGCGGGACATCGGGAATGAAGGCGGCCATGAACGGCGTGCCCAACCTGAGCGTGCTCGATGGATGGTGGCCTGAAGCGTGCCGCCACGGACAGAACGGCTGGCAGTTCGGCGATGGATACGAGGGACCCGGGCAGGACGACCACGACCTTGAGGGGCTTTACAGGGTCTTGCTGGGCGAGGTACTCCCAACTTACTATGAGAACCGCGCGAGATGGATCGAGATAATGCGCGAGAGCATATCCTCGACGGTCCGGAGGTTCTCATCCCACCGGATGATCGAGGAGTATTACAGCCGCCTCTACATCCCGGTCGCGGCGTCCAAACAAGTGGCTGCCGCCTCGGCGGGATGCTAG
- a CDS encoding 50S ribosome-binding GTPase, with the protein MPANLTPQYLEAEQAFKEAKTTAEKIAALEEMLAVIPKHKGTEKLQADIKRRLSKLREEGERRAKAGRQDPFLVEKHGAGQVALVGFPNSGKSALVGALTRAKVVVADYPFSTVLPIAGMMPFEDIWIQLVDMPPVTAEEMPAGMGGALRNADAVLIVVDASSDDCLDQLEGALTLLREKRILRDATDLEAGALGHALADCMVVATKLDAPRARGNLEILQECLPPGLDIVPVSVTEGENLEVLRRRIFDLLGIIRIYTKVPGGPPDMGQPFVLKKGSTVVDMAAAVHRDFPSRLKNARIWGSARFEGQSVPRDYVLRDKDIVELHV; encoded by the coding sequence ATGCCTGCGAACCTCACACCGCAGTACCTCGAGGCCGAACAGGCCTTCAAGGAAGCAAAGACCACAGCCGAGAAGATCGCTGCGCTCGAGGAGATGCTCGCGGTCATCCCAAAGCATAAGGGCACCGAGAAGTTGCAGGCAGACATAAAGAGGCGCCTGTCGAAGCTGAGGGAGGAAGGCGAGAGAAGAGCGAAGGCCGGCCGTCAGGACCCTTTCCTCGTGGAGAAGCACGGTGCCGGTCAGGTTGCCCTGGTCGGGTTCCCGAACTCGGGGAAGTCGGCCCTTGTCGGCGCCCTGACCAGGGCGAAGGTCGTCGTGGCAGACTACCCGTTTTCCACGGTGCTACCCATAGCGGGGATGATGCCGTTCGAAGACATCTGGATTCAACTAGTTGACATGCCGCCCGTCACCGCTGAAGAGATGCCAGCGGGCATGGGTGGCGCGCTACGCAATGCCGACGCTGTGCTGATAGTCGTGGACGCCTCATCCGATGACTGCCTGGACCAACTGGAAGGGGCACTGACCCTCCTGAGAGAGAAGCGTATCCTTCGTGACGCGACCGATCTCGAGGCGGGTGCGCTGGGACATGCTCTCGCGGACTGCATGGTGGTTGCGACGAAACTGGACGCGCCCCGAGCTCGCGGGAACCTCGAGATCCTCCAAGAGTGCTTGCCCCCCGGGCTCGACATCGTTCCCGTCTCGGTGACCGAGGGAGAGAACCTCGAGGTCCTTCGGCGTCGGATATTCGATCTCCTTGGGATAATCCGCATCTACACCAAGGTGCCCGGCGGGCCGCCCGACATGGGTCAGCCATTCGTGCTGAAGAAGGGAAGCACCGTCGTGGACATGGCCGCAGCGGTCCACCGTGACTTCCCCTCCCGCCTGAAAAACGCGAGGATATGGGGTTCCGCACGATTCGAAGGCCAGTCGGTTCCCCGTGACTATGTCCTTCGAGACAAGGACATAGTGGAGCTCCACGTGTGA
- a CDS encoding phosphomannomutase/phosphoglucomutase has translation MAQGTYQKREGPGSRSPAVEVPDHVFREYDVRGVVGRDLSDAFVYSLGRAIGTLYRREGVTVAALGCDARLSSPAFKEAMAAGLTDCGVHVIDIGLVPTPVLYFSLFHLDVAGGVMITGSHNPPDENGFKVCLGKTTIYGEAIQEVKAIMVRHDFAAGTGTRRSLSVNEGYVRTIANSLGCGGGARRRVKAVVDAGNGTGNTVALDLYRSLGHDVTGIYSEPDGRFPNHHPDPTVPDNLKALVEEVKRTGAELGIAFDGDADRIGVVAADGTILWGDQLLILFARDILSTRPGEKIIGEVKCSEALFDEVRKAGGVPIMWKVGHSLIKAKLKEEGALLAGEMSGHLFFADTYYGFDDAVYAGARLLDLLSRSSRTLADLVGTLPKRYNTPEVRMDCPENVKRVVVDCVAKAFERMYEVDRIDGARIRFPQGWGLVRASNTQPAVVLRFEAESPEALEEIKTAVSREVRAALELGLVQGN, from the coding sequence GTGGCACAAGGAACATATCAGAAGCGTGAAGGGCCTGGGTCACGGTCGCCCGCAGTAGAAGTACCGGACCACGTGTTCCGAGAGTACGACGTCCGTGGCGTGGTAGGGCGCGACCTTTCAGATGCCTTCGTCTATTCCCTAGGACGGGCGATCGGCACGCTGTACAGACGAGAGGGCGTCACGGTGGCCGCGCTTGGGTGCGACGCCCGCTTGAGCTCCCCAGCATTCAAGGAAGCAATGGCAGCGGGGCTCACCGACTGCGGTGTGCACGTCATTGACATCGGGCTCGTGCCCACGCCGGTTCTATACTTCTCCCTCTTCCACCTCGATGTCGCCGGGGGGGTCATGATCACGGGGAGCCACAACCCGCCTGACGAGAACGGGTTCAAAGTATGTCTCGGAAAGACGACCATATACGGCGAGGCCATCCAGGAAGTCAAGGCGATCATGGTTCGCCACGACTTCGCCGCGGGCACAGGGACCCGTCGGTCTCTGTCGGTCAACGAAGGGTACGTGAGAACCATCGCGAACAGCCTCGGGTGTGGCGGCGGCGCGAGAAGACGGGTGAAAGCGGTGGTGGATGCGGGAAACGGCACGGGAAACACGGTCGCGCTGGATCTATACAGGTCCTTGGGCCACGATGTCACGGGGATCTACTCAGAGCCCGACGGGAGGTTTCCGAACCATCATCCCGATCCCACCGTTCCCGATAATCTCAAGGCGCTCGTCGAGGAGGTCAAGAGGACAGGTGCGGAGCTCGGGATAGCTTTCGACGGCGATGCCGACCGGATAGGCGTGGTCGCGGCGGACGGGACCATTCTGTGGGGGGACCAGCTTCTGATCTTGTTTGCGAGGGACATCCTCTCGACGCGCCCGGGGGAGAAAATCATAGGCGAAGTGAAGTGCTCGGAGGCGCTGTTCGATGAGGTAAGGAAGGCTGGAGGCGTGCCGATCATGTGGAAGGTGGGACACTCGCTGATAAAGGCGAAGCTCAAAGAGGAGGGAGCGCTCCTCGCGGGGGAGATGAGCGGCCACCTATTCTTCGCTGACACGTACTACGGCTTCGACGACGCCGTGTACGCGGGGGCGCGGCTCCTGGACCTCCTGTCACGATCGTCACGAACCCTTGCAGATCTGGTGGGAACCTTACCGAAGAGGTACAATACGCCGGAGGTCCGAATGGACTGCCCCGAGAACGTCAAGCGGGTGGTCGTGGACTGCGTGGCGAAGGCGTTCGAGAGGATGTACGAGGTCGACCGCATCGATGGGGCGAGGATCCGATTTCCGCAGGGATGGGGTCTAGTGCGTGCTTCCAACACCCAGCCCGCCGTGGTACTGAGGTTCGAAGCTGAAAGTCCTGAGGCGCTCGAGGAGATCAAGACCGCGGTGTCCCGGGAAGTGCGAGCAGCCCTTGAACTCGGGCTTGTGCAGGGCAATTAG
- a CDS encoding amidase domain-containing protein encodes MRGPANPRRPPMRRSVRTWVLIASALALAAALGARLSSRGPWSWLIDPQRRPAARAVVSALRELFDARAAALVRGDLAVIEPYYDVAGPTDARRYLEHEARKLRYVQAWAAKRGVLITAARAHLQVKSIALGRQTASAAVWQSLAVRYRPSSRPSAADHVFSIRTRHEITLVRRGEKWLVRSDEYTDPLGEDTLSPEVAPATSVEPADPVDFVHSIPTSIGGGHIGSSAQSAASPGTKRGLYDREKAVAYADRYCGVMISPRMEFGYNPRYRDHTETGGDCTNFVSQVLGDSEAGGIPHDSTWHYDYASGRGSEAWVQTDALAAHLTESGTARLLARGSFREVQEPSPRFPKGALGELEPGDVIGYEEEGEIQHFAVVTAKDPSGYLLVNTHTADRYRVPWDLGWDKDTVFWIFKIVR; translated from the coding sequence ATGAGAGGTCCTGCGAATCCCCGCCGGCCTCCGATGCGCCGAAGCGTGCGCACGTGGGTCCTGATCGCCTCAGCGCTCGCCTTGGCGGCCGCGCTAGGGGCAAGGCTCTCGTCCCGGGGCCCGTGGTCGTGGCTGATCGACCCGCAGCGCCGACCCGCGGCGCGAGCGGTCGTATCTGCCCTAAGAGAACTATTCGACGCGCGCGCGGCCGCGCTGGTGCGGGGCGACCTCGCGGTGATCGAGCCGTACTATGACGTTGCCGGTCCAACGGACGCGCGCAGGTATCTTGAGCACGAGGCCCGAAAGCTGCGGTACGTGCAGGCTTGGGCTGCGAAGCGGGGCGTCTTGATCACTGCTGCGCGGGCTCATCTCCAGGTGAAATCCATCGCGCTCGGTCGGCAAACGGCGAGCGCCGCTGTGTGGCAAAGTCTTGCCGTCCGATACAGGCCTTCTTCACGACCTAGCGCAGCGGACCACGTCTTCAGCATTCGCACTCGCCATGAGATCACCCTGGTTCGTCGAGGCGAGAAGTGGCTCGTCCGCTCGGACGAGTACACGGATCCCCTCGGGGAGGACACGCTCTCGCCCGAGGTTGCGCCGGCGACATCCGTCGAGCCTGCTGATCCCGTCGACTTCGTTCACTCCATTCCAACATCGATCGGCGGCGGGCACATCGGGTCGTCCGCACAGTCCGCTGCCTCTCCTGGGACAAAACGCGGCCTGTACGACCGCGAAAAGGCCGTAGCCTACGCGGACAGGTACTGTGGGGTCATGATCTCGCCGCGGATGGAGTTCGGGTACAATCCTCGGTACCGTGATCACACAGAGACCGGGGGAGACTGCACCAACTTCGTGTCTCAGGTCCTCGGTGACAGCGAAGCGGGTGGCATCCCGCATGACTCGACTTGGCATTACGACTACGCTTCCGGACGTGGGAGCGAGGCGTGGGTGCAGACGGACGCCCTCGCCGCCCACCTCACGGAGAGCGGCACGGCGCGACTCCTGGCCCGGGGCTCATTCCGTGAGGTCCAGGAGCCGAGTCCGCGCTTCCCCAAGGGCGCCTTGGGCGAGCTCGAGCCGGGTGACGTCATCGGGTATGAGGAAGAAGGAGAGATACAACACTTCGCCGTGGTTACGGCGAAGGACCCATCCGGCTACCTACTGGTGAACACTCACACCGCGGACCGCTACCGCGTGCCCTGGGACCTCGGATGGGACAAGGACACCGTCTTCTGGATCTTCAAGATAGTGCGCTGA
- a CDS encoding HAD-IC family P-type ATPase, which translates to MAVQNIEAYFGHFQGLSDEEVQERQREYGLNVLPSRKEPSRLAIFLSQFASPLVYVILGAGIVSLILKEYGDFFIIMAVVVFDAMLGFIQEQQAKQTYEGLRKLVKPTATVVRAGVRRDVEVREIVPGDVVILAAGDRVPADGTVLESVKMSVNEAILTGESEPVFKGEDPGRNQLYMGTSVLSGRGIMKVTRTGKDTELGKIAASLSESEERVTPLQARLAAFSRTLTRIVIGVTAALFLIGVAAGKPALEMVRVAIILAIAAIPEGLLIAVTVILVIGMRRILKREGLVKRLLAVETLGSVTTICTDKTGTLTKGLMAVTRTDFRLPERAIQTLVLCNNLEDSLEVALWEFARANGASDMETIVRLAPRVDEEPFSSETKYMRTVNLVEGRRVAFVKGAPEVVAAMCGLPAAHRDEISQVVESWADEGLKVLGLAVKEGDDDALETSGGGYSWAGLVGIEDPIREEVADAVRTCRDAGIQIKIVTGDYERTAIHVARRLGLEVPPGGAVDGQELEAMSDAELASRVREIAVFARISPRQKLRIVAALQGTGEVVAMVGDGVNDAPALKRSDIGVVVGGATDVAKEIADLILLDSNFKTIVAAVEEGRVVFENIKKVVSYTLSNSFAEILLIFGAMIMGWAAPLVVAQILWIHLICDGPVDIVLGFEPAEEGIMREKPKPRSEPILGRLGIGLIAAISITAAAGCLAMFGHYWLVHHDLRLARTLSFATLAVISLVYVFAYRSMRRSIFHTGHLLANRPLLASVAGGFLLAVGAVAVPAIRNVLGIVPLSAGEWLMVFGLAVALLIIVEVGKFLGLARGRRAKPAAPGTAD; encoded by the coding sequence ATGGCGGTGCAGAACATCGAGGCGTACTTCGGCCATTTCCAAGGACTGTCCGATGAAGAGGTGCAAGAACGCCAGAGAGAGTACGGGCTGAACGTCCTTCCGTCGCGGAAAGAGCCATCCCGGCTTGCCATCTTCTTGTCTCAGTTCGCAAGCCCGCTTGTATACGTGATCCTCGGGGCGGGCATCGTGTCCCTCATTCTGAAGGAGTACGGCGATTTCTTCATCATAATGGCCGTAGTGGTCTTCGACGCCATGCTGGGGTTCATCCAAGAGCAGCAGGCGAAGCAGACATACGAAGGCCTTCGCAAGCTGGTCAAGCCTACCGCGACCGTCGTAAGGGCGGGAGTGAGGAGGGACGTCGAGGTTCGCGAGATCGTGCCCGGGGACGTGGTCATCCTCGCAGCGGGCGACAGGGTGCCCGCCGACGGCACGGTCCTTGAAAGCGTGAAGATGTCTGTGAACGAGGCCATACTGACGGGCGAGAGCGAGCCGGTTTTCAAAGGGGAGGATCCGGGAAGGAATCAGCTGTATATGGGCACGTCGGTCCTGTCGGGTCGGGGAATCATGAAGGTGACCCGGACCGGAAAGGACACCGAGCTCGGCAAGATCGCAGCAAGCCTCTCCGAGAGCGAGGAGAGGGTGACGCCGCTCCAGGCAAGGCTGGCCGCGTTCAGCCGCACTCTCACGCGGATCGTCATCGGAGTCACCGCGGCGCTCTTCCTCATCGGCGTGGCTGCCGGAAAGCCCGCCCTGGAAATGGTGCGCGTGGCGATCATTCTGGCCATTGCGGCCATTCCGGAAGGCCTGTTGATCGCGGTGACGGTCATCCTGGTCATAGGCATGCGCCGTATCCTCAAGAGAGAAGGCCTGGTGAAAAGGCTTCTCGCCGTGGAGACCCTCGGATCGGTCACGACGATCTGCACGGACAAGACAGGCACCCTCACGAAGGGCCTAATGGCTGTGACGCGCACCGACTTCCGCCTGCCGGAGCGCGCCATCCAGACCCTCGTCTTGTGTAACAACCTTGAGGACTCGCTCGAGGTCGCGCTCTGGGAGTTTGCTCGCGCAAACGGCGCCTCCGATATGGAGACGATCGTCCGGCTGGCGCCCCGCGTCGACGAGGAGCCCTTCTCGAGCGAGACGAAGTACATGCGCACCGTGAACCTGGTGGAGGGCAGGCGTGTCGCGTTCGTCAAGGGCGCCCCAGAGGTCGTGGCCGCCATGTGCGGCCTTCCAGCTGCACATAGGGACGAGATATCCCAGGTAGTGGAATCGTGGGCGGACGAAGGACTGAAGGTGCTGGGCCTCGCTGTCAAGGAAGGAGACGACGACGCGCTCGAAACGTCCGGCGGAGGCTATTCGTGGGCGGGTCTGGTGGGGATCGAGGATCCGATCCGCGAGGAGGTGGCGGATGCGGTCAGAACATGCCGCGACGCGGGAATCCAGATCAAGATCGTCACAGGCGATTACGAGCGCACGGCGATCCACGTGGCGAGGAGGTTGGGCCTCGAGGTTCCGCCCGGCGGTGCCGTGGATGGCCAGGAACTCGAGGCCATGAGCGACGCGGAGCTTGCGTCGCGGGTCCGCGAAATCGCGGTGTTCGCTCGGATATCTCCGCGTCAGAAACTCAGGATAGTGGCGGCGCTTCAGGGGACCGGAGAGGTAGTCGCGATGGTGGGGGACGGTGTGAACGATGCGCCCGCTCTCAAGAGGTCAGACATTGGCGTGGTCGTCGGTGGTGCTACGGACGTCGCAAAGGAGATCGCGGATCTCATACTCCTGGACAGCAACTTCAAGACCATAGTAGCTGCGGTCGAAGAGGGGCGCGTGGTATTCGAGAACATAAAGAAGGTCGTCTCGTACACGCTGTCCAATTCGTTCGCCGAGATACTCCTGATCTTCGGCGCCATGATCATGGGGTGGGCCGCGCCTCTCGTGGTCGCGCAGATCCTGTGGATACATCTCATTTGCGACGGCCCGGTCGATATCGTGCTCGGTTTCGAGCCCGCCGAGGAAGGCATAATGCGCGAGAAACCGAAGCCTCGTTCGGAGCCGATCCTGGGGAGGCTCGGCATCGGACTAATAGCCGCCATCAGCATCACCGCCGCGGCGGGATGCCTCGCGATGTTCGGCCACTATTGGCTCGTCCATCACGACTTGAGGCTCGCACGCACCCTATCGTTCGCTACGCTTGCAGTCATCTCGTTGGTGTACGTCTTCGCCTACCGTAGCATGAGAAGGAGCATCTTCCATACCGGCCACCTCCTGGCGAATAGGCCGCTACTCGCGTCGGTAGCCGGCGGCTTCTTGCTGGCTGTGGGCGCGGTAGCCGTTCCAGCCATTCGCAACGTCCTCGGGATCGTGCCGCTCTCAGCCGGTGAATGGCTCATGGTTTTCGGTCTTGCCGTGGCGCTGCTCATCATCGTGGAAGTAGGGAAATTCCTGGGGCTTGCTCGGGGACGGAGGGCCAAACCTGCCGCGCCTGGAACCGCCGACTAG
- a CDS encoding class A beta-lactamase-related serine hydrolase: MTSMADVRAIVSEIAAGAGGVFGVAARSLHAGDEVLINEDEPFNAASIIKVAIMVEVFKQAEEGLLDLDMTVRLSDTDKVGGSGILQLLSSGVELPIIDLVRLMIVVSDNTASNLLLDVVGMDRVNDTMRGLGLSGIVLRRRFMTVPVAKPVPNSVTARDVTSLLEMIARCEVVSAWACCEMVRIMKQQQYNDLIPALLPVPGEEDELLAGEMPRVEVAHKTGSVSGVRHDAGIVYVPGRDYVVTILTKGLPRPRDGEEAIRRISLELFRHFTGD, translated from the coding sequence ATGACGTCGATGGCGGACGTGCGGGCTATCGTCTCTGAGATCGCCGCGGGGGCCGGAGGCGTCTTCGGCGTCGCAGCGAGGAGCCTCCACGCGGGCGATGAGGTGCTCATCAATGAGGATGAGCCTTTCAACGCAGCTAGCATAATTAAGGTGGCCATCATGGTCGAGGTGTTCAAGCAAGCCGAGGAAGGCCTGCTCGACCTTGACATGACTGTCAGACTGTCGGACACCGACAAAGTTGGCGGGTCGGGGATCCTCCAGCTCCTGTCCTCGGGCGTGGAGCTTCCGATCATAGACCTCGTTCGCCTCATGATAGTGGTGAGCGACAACACTGCGTCAAACCTCCTGTTAGATGTCGTGGGAATGGATCGTGTGAACGACACCATGCGCGGACTGGGTCTTTCGGGGATAGTCCTCAGACGAAGGTTCATGACCGTGCCTGTGGCCAAACCCGTTCCGAACTCCGTGACGGCGCGGGACGTGACGAGCCTTCTCGAGATGATAGCCAGGTGCGAGGTGGTATCAGCCTGGGCCTGCTGCGAGATGGTTCGCATCATGAAGCAACAGCAGTACAACGACCTCATTCCCGCGCTGCTGCCTGTACCCGGGGAAGAAGACGAACTCCTCGCTGGGGAGATGCCCCGCGTCGAAGTGGCGCACAAGACGGGGTCTGTCTCGGGGGTGCGCCACGATGCCGGGATAGTGTACGTTCCCGGACGCGACTATGTAGTCACAATTCTCACGAAGGGCCTTCCACGACCCCGGGATGGAGAGGAGGCCATCAGGAGGATCTCGCTCGAGTTGTTCAGGCACTTCACGGGCGACTAG
- a CDS encoding PIG-L family deacetylase — MDLKDFVRVPRLDSAKRVLCVQPHPDDNEIGAGGTIAWLTDLGVEVVYLTVTDGCIGTQDPGVDPEALAERRRAEAERSARHLGVSRLVWLGYHDADVPEERELTTAILGVIRSVRPDVVLAPDPWLAYEAHRDHRLTGMATASACMFSGLPHATSEPPAPPHEVPAVGFYCTPKPNTWINVDRTWVKKMEAMNMHESQFSDGWMTFCMYLDMKARELARGRGFARAEAFKVVPTLLLHFNVDTEGY; from the coding sequence ATGGATCTCAAGGATTTCGTGCGCGTCCCCAGACTGGACAGCGCGAAACGAGTGTTGTGCGTCCAGCCGCATCCTGACGACAACGAGATCGGAGCGGGGGGCACCATAGCTTGGCTGACCGACCTCGGGGTCGAGGTCGTGTACCTCACGGTCACCGATGGGTGCATTGGCACGCAAGACCCGGGCGTCGACCCGGAGGCGCTGGCTGAGAGACGTCGGGCTGAAGCCGAGCGGTCCGCGCGTCATCTGGGCGTATCCAGGCTAGTCTGGCTTGGATATCACGACGCGGACGTGCCGGAGGAGCGGGAGCTGACAACGGCGATACTCGGCGTCATTCGGTCAGTGAGGCCGGACGTCGTCCTCGCGCCGGATCCATGGCTCGCGTACGAGGCCCACAGAGACCACCGCTTGACGGGGATGGCCACCGCGTCAGCCTGCATGTTTTCAGGCCTTCCCCACGCGACGTCAGAGCCACCCGCACCCCCTCATGAAGTGCCGGCGGTCGGGTTCTACTGCACGCCAAAGCCCAATACCTGGATAAACGTGGACAGGACGTGGGTCAAGAAGATGGAAGCCATGAACATGCACGAAAGCCAGTTCTCCGATGGGTGGATGACCTTCTGTATGTACCTGGATATGAAAGCGCGAGAACTGGCTCGAGGGCGTGGGTTCGCCAGGGCCGAGGCCTTCAAGGTGGTCCCAACGCTCCTCTTGCACTTCAACGTGGACACGGAGGGATACTGA